Part of the Paenibacillus sp. FSL R7-0273 genome is shown below.
CTCCACGGTTTTCTGTGATAGGAATAAGTCTTATTCTGCTATCTTGCTCAGCATACTTATTACATATTATTTCGCTACCATCTGTAGACCCGTTGATCACCAAAATAAATTCAAAGTCAGTAAATGTTTGTGAGAGTATGCTTTCAATTGATCGGGATAGAAACTGTGCTCGATTATACGTGCACATTATGATGCTGATCTTAGGCATTTTTAGCGACACTGGCAGCTTCCCCATTCTATCCACAATATATCAGTAAATTTTGCTGGAAAACTGAGAATCATGCAACCCTAGTTCTCTGAGTTGATTTATAATTAAATTTGCAACGCTATCACTTTGAACCGACACCATCACAAATATGCTACTCAGACTTTCCGGCGGCATTTTTTTTAGGATATAAGGTAAACTTACAGGCAATCCGTTGATGATGCATCCTTCTTTTTTCTCACTATTATCAATAAATCCTTTCACATCATACCCAGCATTTTGTAATATTCTCGCAGTTCCTTCACCATTATACCCAGTGGGGAATACATAGATCTCCCTGTTCTCTTTTCCATGTAACAATTCCATTGTAGTTTCTATAACATATGTTCGGTACAGACAAATTCCAATGTATGCACCATACCCCCTTACTAACTCATGTAAAGATTGTCTCCGTGGTAACTTAGCGATCAGTGGAAAAATGTCCATGTTGGATTGAATGATCATAGCTATTTCACGTAACTCTTCTGTAAGGAATGTGCTACAACGTGTTGAGAATAACCCCAGTAGGAAATCGATACGGGAATACAAAAATTCACAGCGAGCATCCTCAAATTTTTTCTCGTTGAGAAAACGCAACAAATGGAAAGCAACCACTAAATGAGACTTACTGTGCAAATAACTTTTAGTTGAAGTGATTGAACCCATAGCTCTTGGACGGTAGCAGTAAAAAGGTTCTTCAAGTAAAGCAAATGTATTAGCGCAGCATATCACTTTGGGAAACCATTCCTCATCCTCTGAATGATACCCTTCAGGAAATGTTATATTATTTGAGATTAAAAGTTCTCGGTTTACAATGATTTTCCAAGGTGTACATAAGAGATTAGGGATAGTGAGCAAATATTCAGACATTTGGTTGGAGTCACTTTGTATAAATACTTCCGGGTTGAGCGGTACATCTTTCGTAATGAAAGCCCCTTTTTCCGGTATGCTAATAAATTGCCCCATTAGCACACTTGGAGCACAATCTCGGAGTTTAGCTGCAATATGCGAGAAGATACCGTCTATATAGTAGTCATCATTATCACAGAAATGTATATATTCGCCTTTAGACATATTTAAACCTATATTACGCGCCACTGCCGGAAGACTATTAACCTCTAGGTGAATCACTTCTATTTGCTCATATTGTGCTGCATAAGCATCGCAAATATGACCACTATTATCTTTTGAAGCATCATCAATTAAAATTATTTCATAATCGCTGAACGCTTGATTTAATATACTTTCAAGGCATTCTTCTATATATTGTTCTGCATTAAACACAGGTATGATGATACTTAACAGCGGCATAATTCATCACCTCATAAGAAATATCTGCAATCAACGATAGGCTTTCCAGGGTACTTCTTATCTATACCAACAAACTGCTCCCAAGCAGTGACTAGAACAAGGACGTCCGATTGGTCACCTATAACTTGAACATTTTCACAGTATCTAACCTCGGCGAAATTGTACTCTCTGGCAAAGCATTCATTCGCTACAGGATCAAACCCAATAAGGTTTGTATAACCTGCATCCAATAGAAGCGAGATAATTTTTGCTGATGTACTATCCCGAACGTCGTCCGAACCAGGTTTAAAAGACAAACCTAGAATACCTATCTTGTCGGAAGGCTTTGCAACTCTCATAATTTTAGCTGCCATCGACTGAGGCATCATATTATTTATGGCAATAACATTCTTAAGCATCAGAGGTTCGTATCCTTTTGACATGGACTGTGCATACATCGCAGCTGTATCTTTCGGCAAGCAATATCCACCATATCCACACCCAGGATAAACATAAGATGACATGCTAGCCCCACCCCAACGTCGATCCATGTGCAAAATGTTAAAAGCTTCCTTGATTTGGATATCTCCGATTGCATCGGCAATTATAGACATTTCATTTGCATAACTAATCATACTAGCAAGCATTGTGTTGGATAGATACTTAATATATTCACCCGTATTGAGCGAAACAGCAAAAAAGGGACTATTGAATCGGCTGTACAAGGAACGGAGCATCTCCTCACCCTTATGATCTTCAACACCACAAACGATTCGATCAGCATTTATCGCATCATCCCAACACTTCCCTTCCCGCAAAAACTCAGGGTTATTGGTGACACTAAACCTATCCCCGGGAAGTAATCCTTGAGCACTCAAATACGGAATGACTCGTTCAGACGTTGTGGACGGGGGTACAGTAGATTTTACAACGATCACACGGTGTTTACCATCGTGTAGAACATTAGCAAACATATCAATAGCAGAATAAATATATTTTAAATCTGCCTCTCCATTCTTACCGGTTGGTGTTCCGACGCATAAAAAGACAAAGTCACTATTCCTCACAGAGTTTTCTGCATCATCTGTAACAATGAAATTACCATGGATATTACGAAGCAGTGCATCATCGAGTCCTGGTTCAATAAAAGGAAGCTTTCCGCCATTGATCAACTCCACCCTATGTGCATCTAAGTCGAAGCCATATACTTTATGTCCATTTTCAGCAAATGCCAAAGCAGAAGTTAGCCCTACAAAACCAAGCCCAAACACTGTAATTGTATAACTCATTTTAAGCTCCTACTAGTTTATAGTTTTGCTAATTTCAAATATCGCCACTCATTGTCCGTATTTCAAACCTTCTAAGTATACCTTTTGCATACGTGGGGCTACGTTTGACACGTCATATTCCATTAGACGTGTTAAATTAACCGTTCTGTCTTCAGGTTGTTGAATCTTAGATAGAATATAATCAGCCCAATATGTTGAACCTTTATCTAGAGGGATATAATCAACTAACCCCATGTCAGGTTCTGGTTGGCATACATCTGATACAATACAGGGAATACTTGCTGCCTGTGCTTCAATGAGTACAATCCCGAAACCTTCATATATAGATGGCAGTAAAAAATAATCTGATGCTGACAATGCTAGTGGAATACTGGTATTACTTTCAAGCATCGTTACATAATTTTTCATATCAAGTTTTTCAATATATTCTCTGATCTCATTTTCAAGCGAGCCAGGGCCTGTCAGCATTAAATGAAGGTCATTTCTTTTGTTCAACATTTTTTTAAAAGTTTCCAGCAAGAATAATTGATTTTTTTGCGGTGTATATCTTCCGACATTAATAAGGTTTATATTTTGAGCTTCAATGTTTAATTGCAAGCACGCTTCATTTCTATTGCAAGGGTTCCTCACAAAATTGTGGATTGCCACCGGATATGGAACGATTTCTGACCGCTTGTCTTCTAAAATGTTTTTACCGAATTGGTACTTAGAAGCTTCTTTAGAACATCCCCAAATGTGGGTTGCGTACTCCCTGCAAATTGTTAATTTTAATTTTCTTGTTAATTTCCTGACTAGACTAAGACGTTGCTTATCGTCAATTCCAGTATTATTACTGTGTGCAATTCTTACCGGAACACCTGCCATCTTAGCTGCTATCATCAAAAAACCTTCAAGCATGGGATGAGCTATGTGCACCGCACAAAAAGGTCCTTTATCTTTTAAAAGCTTATAAAAGCTATAAATATAATAAATATCCATAGCAAAGTTCCACTTTTTATTACCATTATGCTTTCTGTTTGCAAACAGATTGAATATTCTACCACCATATCTCTCTATTTCTTCATGAAAATGTCCGGTTTCAGGCTTTCTTACTGCAAAATCAATTAAAAGCTGTCTACGCTCAATACCTCTATATACCTGCATTATTGCTGTTTCTATTCCGCCTTTATCAATTGGCAAGCCATTCACAAACAGAACTCTCTTGGGTATGTTGATCATAACGCCCCCCTTGCCTATTATCAAACAACCGCATAACATACGGTTTCGTACATACTGATGTTATAGTGTCTAAGATAAATTTTATATTCAGGTACAAGCCGTTTCAAAAATAAGGGAATTTCTACAATATCTAATGGTTTATGATATACGCATATTGCAAGTTTAGGCTTATATTTTTTAATGATCTCTTGCGCACCTTTTAAAGCCTCAAGTTCTGCACCTTCGATGTCCATCTTTATAAAAGTTACCGGTTTTCCATCAAGTAGCTCATCAATCGATATTACCGGGATTTCTACAATACCATTCTCACTTACACCACTTGAACCATCATTTACCGCATTAAAACGGAGAACATCCTTTTTGCTCCATAGTCCATAGTTCAGTAATTGGATATTATCATGCTTGGAGCTTATCTCAAAATAATCCTTATACTTACTTTCCTCAGGTTCAAACGAGTAAATCTGCTTAAACATACCGTTTGTCTGTTTTAGAAATTCTAGTACTGTATCACCAGTATAAGCACCACCATCTATAAAAATTTCTTCCTCAGAGAGAGAAATGATATTCGGGTCGAAATATTGAGAGGTTTTGCTTCTCAAGGGAAGAAGATATTCATGATTCCCAGAGATACAACAATTGAGTCTATCATAAAAGATGTCCTGGGAAAGCTCATCAGAAAGCACGTCATAGGTTTTGGCAAAGTACTCATAATTTTCAATTATTAAATTGTAATAGTCTTTTAATTGGTCATCTCTAAATCCCTCTAGAGCCATTACTAGTCTTTCTTGAAGTTGAAAATCCTTTATTTGCTGATAAATCTCATCATAATAATCCAATGACGTTATAGTAATATGGCAGTCCCTATAGTTTGTCTTTAGTTCCTCAGGATTGATCACAGGTATGCCTTCTACGGTAGTTCCCCATTTTGACGGGTTTCCATCACAAAATACAAAATCCTTAAATAGATCCTTCATGGCATTTAAGTAATAAACTCCCCATGATCCGCTTCCATACAAAATTAATGGCCTTTGATTATTTATGGAGTCATTTGCAATTAATTCAGATAATCGGTTTGACCTGCTTTCTATTTTCTTGAGTGAAAATTGATTTATCACTTACAGTCACACCCTCATAATTTACTCAACCACAGCATAACAAACAGTTTCAGTCAGACCATAATTATAGTGTCTCAAATAAAATTTATACTCAGGTACAAGTTCTTTTAAATACATCGGTATCTCCACAATATCCAGTGGTTTATGATATACGCATATGGCAAGTTTCGGTTTGTATTTTCTTATGGTTTTCTCCGCGCCCTTCAGTGCTTTAAACTCTGCTCCTTCTATATCCATTTTGATAAAAGTTACAGGGTCCCCACCAAGAAACTCATCAATGGAAGTCACTGGAATTATAGTATTACCTGTTTCACTTATTCCACTAGCCATGTCATCACGTGAAGAAAAATTAATTTCTTCCTTTTTATCCCAAAGACCGTAAGGTACAAGTTTAATTTTATTTGTAGATGAGAAATTCTTTAAAAAAATCCAATGTTTACTTTCCTCCGGTTCAAAAGAGTATACTTTGGTATACTGTTCATTCGTTTGCTTAATAAATTCCTGAACCGTATCTCCTATATATCCCCCACCGTCGATAAATATCTCTTCATTTGATAAAGAAATTATCTCCGGTTCAAAATATTGAGGTGATTTGCTTCTCAAAGGAGTAATATACCTGGAGTTAGCACTGATAATATAATTTAATCTATCGCAAAACAACCGCTTAGAATAATCGTCAGATAACAAGTTATAAATAGTTGAAAACTTCTCGATGTTTTCGCAAATTAATTTATGATAATCTTTATATACTTGCAACACGTCGTAATCATCTGTAATAACAGAATATATTGATTCATCTAGCAAAATTTTTAAGTTATTCTCCTTCAATTGAAGACGGATTTCATCGTAAAATTGTAAAGAGGTAATTATAATGTAGCTACTTCTATAATTGTTTTTTAATTCATCAAAGCTAATTACCAATACATCATCAATACTTGTTCCCCATTTGTTTGGGTTGTTATCACAAAAGTATACCTCTACTACCATGTCCATTTTTTTTATCAGATCTAAATAATACCTTCCAATGAATCCCGAACCAAATAACACAATTGGTTTTCGATCTGTAGTTAAAACTTCCGAACACTTCTGTAATAAAATATCAATCTGATTTGACTCCTTGGTCAGCATATCAACCGAAAATTCATTCACCATTGATATTCACTCCTGTCACATTCCTGTAAATAAAGCAGGTACCTCTTAATTCCCTCTTCAATATGAATTTGCGGCTCATATTCAAGTATTGTTCTTGCCTTTGTGATGTCCGGACAGCGGCGATTAGGGTTATCCGTCAAATAATCCTTATCTGAATGAACTTCATACACAATGGTACCATTGTAACCAAACTGCTCATGAGCTATTTTTTTGTAGAGTTCGGCTAATTGCAAAATAGTAATCTCCGGTTTATCCGAACCGATATTAAATACATCAAATTTTCCATATAGCGCACACTTAATGTATCCTACTGTGGCATCGGGAATATAATCAAACGTACGGGTCGGTTTCCCGTCAGAATAAATCACAATATTCTCGTTATCTATTACAGCCTTTGCAAAATCCGCTACTACCCTTTGATCATTAATTCTCATCCCGGGTCCATAGTTATTAAACGGACGAACAACAGTGATCGGCATATCATATTGCTTCGCAAAATTATAACAGAGTGTTTCTCCAAAACGCTTTGATTCATCGTAGCAGGCTCTCGGTCCACAAGAATTTACATTTCCCCAATAATCTTCCGGAGTTGGGATTTGAGAAGAGTGAGGGTCGCCATAAATTTCACTGCTGGAATAAAACAAAAAGCCTTTAATATGTTTAGTTTTAAAGAAATCAAGCAATCGACGAAGACCAGTGACATCGGCATCCATGGTTTCAATGGGATGTAGTCGATAATAGATAGGAGAGGCGAGTGATGCCATGTGGAAAACAAGATCTGCATCACTAGCAAAGTCGAAATCACAGGAAATAACATCTAAAGTACGCAAATCAAAAAGTGGATTTCCTATAAAGCGCTTCATCCAGTTTGGCTGCCCAAACATAAGTTTATCAATGGCATAAACTTTTTTAACACCAAGCTGTTCACCGTGTGCAGCAAAGAAATGAAGCAAGGAGTATCCCAGCGAGCCTGCAAATCCAGTGATTAAGACCGTTCTACCATATAATTTTTGCTTATACTCCTCTGACATCGATTTATAAATAAAACTCATATCTTCTCTAGTTATTTCTGGCATCCACATATCAATGCCCCCTCTCAAACAATGATATCCTACTCCCAAAGCTTCCAAGGTGCTTTGTTGTTTCTCCACAGGTTCTCAAGTACGCCTTTATCTCGCTGCGTATCCATACACTGCCAGAATCCATAATGCTTATATGCATTTAATTTGCCTTCATGAGCAATTTTAACCAGCGTATCAGCTTCAAATACTGTAGTGTCGTCCTCAATATAGTCAAACACTTTGGGTTCTACAATCATAAAGCCGCCGTTGATCCAGCCCCCATCCTCAACTGATTTTTCAACAAAACGGTCAATGCGGCTCGTCGCTTCATCAATAGCGAGAACCCCAAAGCGCCCACCTGGTTGAATAGACGTCATAGTAATATAGGCTTCGGAATTTATATGGTATTGTTTGAGTTGATTTAAATCTACATCGGCCACTCCGTCACCGTACGTAAGCATAAATCTCTCATCGCCCACATATTTTCTTATTCTTTTTATTCTACCGCCTGTCATCGTATCCAACCCAGTGTTCACTAGTGTAACACGCCATGGCTCGGTAACATTATTATGTACCGTTAACATGTTTTGATTAAGAAAATCAAAGGTGACATCTGAGGTATGAAGATAATAATCAGCAAAAAACTCTTTTATAACATAACCTTTATAACCAAGACAGATTACAAAATCATTATATCCAAAGTGACTATAGCTCTTCATTATATGCCATAGAATAGGCTTGTCACCAATTTCAATCATAGGTTTCGGTTTCAAATGGCTTTCTTCGCTTATTCTTGTCCCATATCCACCAGCTAAAATTACAACCTTCATCTCACTCACGCCTTATATTGGTATTTAAAGAGCATTAAGTTCAGTTTTTATATGTTGCCGTTGCGTTTCATCTACACATAAATCCAAAGCTGTTTGATAAAGGCTCCTAGCCATATCCTTCAAACCAACATTTAGAAACGCCAAAGCTATTAACTCCATTGAGTTACATTCATATGGATAGAACACCTTTAAAACAATAGCAGTTTCAAGTGCTGGCAACAATTCACCCATCAAAATCAGTATATATAACTTGTAGTATAGAGCATCATGGTCAAGAGGACGAGTTTCAAGAACGTCCAGTAACAATTCTACCGCTTCTTCGTACTTCTCGTCATAGATACTTCTTTCCATATTCAGTTTAACTTGTGTTAACTCATCAAGTTGTATTTTCGAACCAAGTTTAGTCAGTGATTGTTTCAGCAAGATGAAATTGTTGTCCGCCAAATTTTGGTCACAAATAATTAGTGCCTTTTCAGAATCTCCATTCACAATTTCTCGTAATAATTCAGGATGTGAGGCAAGAAACTCGCATGGAATACCATCACTTTCTAATTTAGCAAGTGAATCTTTTCCAGTAGATTTAAAGAAAGAGTATAACAATGAGACACCGAAATGATTTTTATTGTTTATATCACATATTGAGGATAGGTAAAGTAGAAGGGCAGCTTGTTTGTTATCTCCGGCAGAAGTAATCATTTTTATAGATGAATAAAGCCTATATATAAAGTGATTCATTGCCAGAGGTATTTCAAATTCTTCAATATCCCCTACTATTTGATCGACAATATCGTTTACTTTTATGAATAGATTGTCCCAAAGATTATTTTGCCCAAGCACTTGATATACGGACTCATCGGATATGATCACCTCGACAGCTTCCAACCTATCTTCTATTGAAGCTGATTTAGCATTCATTGCTATCATCACACAGTCCTCCATCGATGCTAGGAACACAGAAGCTATAAAATGTAAGTTTGAATCGTTAAGTTTGTTCCAACTCTGTAGTAATTCCTTGCTTTCTTCAAAAATAGTCTTATAATCTAGATACCTATTTTTATTCAGCTGTGAATTATAGAACGAATTCTGTCTCATCCTGTAGTAATGAAGTGGTTTATTTATTCCCACGACTGAGTGTGCAAAACTTAAACAATCAAGGCAAAATAGAGTGTCGAATGCGTTTAATAGAGTAAGCGGTTTTTCTACTGTTCTATAATGGCTTTGTTTCATTGCTAGAGGCAACTTAAAAAGCTTTCCCCACATTGATCTAAAACTACCGTAAATTTGGGGCAGCAAATCACCCAGAGTGGTTAAATCTTCTGTGTAAAAGTCAGGTGGACAACGCACACTCCTCTTATGGGGGTTTCCCTCTAGAAACAATGTTGTTCCAGCAACTACAATATCTGCATTATACTTTATTGCAGCGGCATAAAGTTCCTTTAGAAAATCAGAATGAATGTAGTCATCACTATCCAATGCACACCAGTATTCAGCTTTACTACTGTTAAGATACTCAATATAATCAGGATTCCAAGGTTCATTATATAAAAAAGTGTTCATTTCATTTCTAAAAAGTCGTATTCTACTATCTCTCTTGGCGTATTCTTCGAGCAACATGCTAGTTCTATCGGTCGATCCATTGTCTACAACTATCCACTCAAAATCTATAAAGGATTGATTTAGAACACTTTCCACACATTCCACGATATAATCTTCCACATTAAAAGCCAGTGTCTGTAGAAGTACTGCTGGCGGCTTTATTAGATTCACCTTACTGCTCCTTTGGGTTGTTTAGACTGGTAAAAAATCACTGATATCCTTTATGAAATGATGTATCTTCATTAGTCTTCATTCTATTTACATTTTACTGCCGCTTCTTAATTTAGTTGTTTGGAGTAGTAATATACATAATATATCGGATAAACGCAGCCCTTTTGCAATTATTTTCTTTGGAAAAAATGGGGTAATAATATCGCAAATTATTAACTCAACCTTCGCACCTAGAAAATCAGTCTCAGCATCCAATACAAATATATAATCGCAGGAAGCATTGTGATTACTAAAATTCCTTGCCTCTGCAAAGCTGCCTGTCCATTGGAAAGAGATATTTTCGCCTCACTCTTTACAACAAAGAAAATCCTTCCTCCAAATTATGTTCACGATTAGTTAACATAAGTATGATCAATCCAAGTAACCACAGGGAATTTTTGTCTAATTTCATTGTTCATAATACTCATACCTTTAATATCATTTTGCTTCTGGTAGCATTGGTAACAGCGCTCATAAGTGCTATAGACAGGTTTTAAGTCCATGAGTTTGGTATAGAATAAATGAGCATCTTCGAGATAGTTACTTTGAAAACAAAGATCACCAAGTAATGTAATAACCTTTATGTTATTTGGTTGTTCGTCATATAGCTTGATCAAAATATCAATTGCTACCTCTGTAAAACTATAATCCGCGAGTAAAAGGCATATGTTGTACTTCGTTTCTACGCTTCCCTTCAAAAGGAGCCCTAACACACTTTCAAAGATTTCAAATTCGTGCAGTATGATAAGATGACGGCAAACTTCAATAAGCAGTTTTTCTAAACTAGTAGTTAATCGAACATTGGAACTATCTTGTCTGTTGACTAAACTCATTAAAACGTCACTCTCTCTGTTGCTTAAATTCAAAAGTGGACGCGCTCTACGAAAAAGGGCAGTATCCTTAAGAATAACAGAAAGCAACAGCAGATCTTCTCCCGCTTCAGCAGGATATTCGGCAATATCAGACCATTGTTCAAGTGCCTGCTCATATTTCTTATCATATTGTAAAGCCACCGCGATAATATGGGGTGGTGGTTCGATATTAAATTTCCCCACATATTTACTAAGCAACGGGTGCCTCAAGACGTATAGGGTATCCAGCAACAGCCTTAAGTCGTTAATATTCTGAACATTATATATGAACTCTATATTGTGATAGACCTCCTCAACAGGGAGATTTGCTTTCGTTACGATTTCAAAATACTTTTTCAAAGCCGGAGAATACGTTTTCTTCTCTCGTAGGACCTGAACGGTCTCTTCATAGCTTTGAGTTATTTTTCTTTGCTTGTCATATATTTCAGCCAGCATAAACCGGGCTTTATAACCTCCTGAACCTTCAGATATCATCGTTCCTTCTGTTTGATTCCCAATGAGGAGACACTTCTTGAATGATAATATCGCTTCTTCCTGATAACCGGCCTCCAAGAGCATTTGTCCATGAATATAACGCATTTCAGAATCCGAAGAAAATAACTGAAGCGCATCCTCTATGATTCTTAAACCATCTTCATGCTTATCCAACTTTCCCAGACTCAAAGCGAGAAAGGACAGCAGATCTGGCAAAAATACTTTATCTTTACACAAAGGGTAAGCTTGTTGAAACAATTTAACAGCTTTCTCTGTTTCACCAAGAGCTACATAAGTCCTCCCCATATTAAACAAATTATATCCATTAGGATTCTCATTAACAGCTTTAATCATAATAGAAAGATTTCTTTGCAGTTTATCCTTCTCTTCTATCGTCTCTTTGTTGTAGCCCGTATGGTGAAGGAGCAGATCTGCCTCTCCTCCAACGAAAGTATAACGTTTATCCAATACATTAATATGTTCATGCAGATGACTCTTGAAATAAAGCTGATCATTATTCTTAAATAATCTTACTGCCTTATGTGTAAAGGTTTCCGCATAGGATATATAATTTTTAATTTTCAATAAGAAATAATCCGCATCTGAAACAATTTCCTTATAAAGATCAGATTTCTCGTCCAGATATTCATCCGCATCCATGATAAGAATATAATCACAGGTAGCCTGTTGAATACTGTAGTTTCTCGCCTCGGAAAAACTACCAGTCCATTCAAAGTGGTGAATGTTTGAAGTAAACCGAGCTGCAGTCTCTATAGTGGCATCTTCCGATCCTGTGTCTACAATAATAATTTCGTCCACCTTACCGGCAACACTTTCCAAACAACGTGCCAGTGTATTCTCTTCATTCTTTACAATCATGCATAGTGATACTGTTTTATTCATAGAGGTGTCCTCTCATCATTTTAGAAATTAATAATTATACTCTAATTATCGGCCTTTTTTCATAACAAAATAAGATGCATTATGATTAAAAATTTATTAATTTTCTTCTTTAATTGTATTAAGAATACCCAGGCGCTGTTGGGCCATCTTGTAATTGTATTCAGCTGAAATTCGATAATATGTTTTTGCTTTGCCCAGATCACCTGTAGTTTCATAGAATACAGCAAGGTTATAGGCTGCCAGGAAACTTCCTGTTCCTTTAACACTTTCGTATTTTGTAGTATCGCCTATGGACAGACATTTCAAATATGACTCTTCTATTAAAGGGAAATATTTAAAATACTTATCTGTCTCACTAAACACCAGCTCCATAAAGAATAACCCACTGGCGAAAAGGAAATCTGGATAGTCGCTTAAGTTATGCGTCTCTTGTTCAATTAGAGTAAGCCCTCGTTCAAAATCGTCAAGCCCCAAGATTGTATACAAATACTCGATCACTACTTGAGGTTTATAACCATCATTACTGGTGATGGCCTTATAGCATCTTGTTAGGTACACATTAGCTTTAGCATACTCTTTTATTATCCGGTACTCTTTACCTAGTTGGAATAGTGTATATGAGTCATCAGGATTCTGTTCTAACTCGACTTCTAGCATCTTAATATTACGTTTATACTTTTCAGACTTGAAATATCCGTCATGATACACTTCAATAGGTACGTTTTTTCTTGGAAGTTCAGAAACAATCTGCTCATGTATTT
Proteins encoded:
- a CDS encoding glycosyltransferase family 2 protein, encoding MPLLSIIIPVFNAEQYIEECLESILNQAFSDYEIILIDDASKDNSGHICDAYAAQYEQIEVIHLEVNSLPAVARNIGLNMSKGEYIHFCDNDDYYIDGIFSHIAAKLRDCAPSVLMGQFISIPEKGAFITKDVPLNPEVFIQSDSNQMSEYLLTIPNLLCTPWKIIVNRELLISNNITFPEGYHSEDEEWFPKVICCANTFALLEEPFYCYRPRAMGSITSTKSYLHSKSHLVVAFHLLRFLNEKKFEDARCEFLYSRIDFLLGLFSTRCSTFLTEELREIAMIIQSNMDIFPLIAKLPRRQSLHELVRGYGAYIGICLYRTYVIETTMELLHGKENREIYVFPTGYNGEGTARILQNAGYDVKGFIDNSEKKEGCIINGLPVSLPYILKKMPPESLSSIFVMVSVQSDSVANLIINQLRELGLHDSQFSSKIY
- a CDS encoding UDP-glucose dehydrogenase family protein — protein: MSYTITVFGLGFVGLTSALAFAENGHKVYGFDLDAHRVELINGGKLPFIEPGLDDALLRNIHGNFIVTDDAENSVRNSDFVFLCVGTPTGKNGEADLKYIYSAIDMFANVLHDGKHRVIVVKSTVPPSTTSERVIPYLSAQGLLPGDRFSVTNNPEFLREGKCWDDAINADRIVCGVEDHKGEEMLRSLYSRFNSPFFAVSLNTGEYIKYLSNTMLASMISYANEMSIIADAIGDIQIKEAFNILHMDRRWGGASMSSYVYPGCGYGGYCLPKDTAAMYAQSMSKGYEPLMLKNVIAINNMMPQSMAAKIMRVAKPSDKIGILGLSFKPGSDDVRDSTSAKIISLLLDAGYTNLIGFDPVANECFAREYNFAEVRYCENVQVIGDQSDVLVLVTAWEQFVGIDKKYPGKPIVDCRYFL
- a CDS encoding glycosyltransferase, which encodes MINIPKRVLFVNGLPIDKGGIETAIMQVYRGIERRQLLIDFAVRKPETGHFHEEIERYGGRIFNLFANRKHNGNKKWNFAMDIYYIYSFYKLLKDKGPFCAVHIAHPMLEGFLMIAAKMAGVPVRIAHSNNTGIDDKQRLSLVRKLTRKLKLTICREYATHIWGCSKEASKYQFGKNILEDKRSEIVPYPVAIHNFVRNPCNRNEACLQLNIEAQNINLINVGRYTPQKNQLFLLETFKKMLNKRNDLHLMLTGPGSLENEIREYIEKLDMKNYVTMLESNTSIPLALSASDYFLLPSIYEGFGIVLIEAQAASIPCIVSDVCQPEPDMGLVDYIPLDKGSTYWADYILSKIQQPEDRTVNLTRLMEYDVSNVAPRMQKVYLEGLKYGQ
- a CDS encoding FkbM family methyltransferase; protein product: MINQFSLKKIESRSNRLSELIANDSINNQRPLILYGSGSWGVYYLNAMKDLFKDFVFCDGNPSKWGTTVEGIPVINPEELKTNYRDCHITITSLDYYDEIYQQIKDFQLQERLVMALEGFRDDQLKDYYNLIIENYEYFAKTYDVLSDELSQDIFYDRLNCCISGNHEYLLPLRSKTSQYFDPNIISLSEEEIFIDGGAYTGDTVLEFLKQTNGMFKQIYSFEPEESKYKDYFEISSKHDNIQLLNYGLWSKKDVLRFNAVNDGSSGVSENGIVEIPVISIDELLDGKPVTFIKMDIEGAELEALKGAQEIIKKYKPKLAICVYHKPLDIVEIPLFLKRLVPEYKIYLRHYNISMYETVCYAVV
- a CDS encoding FkbM family methyltransferase, producing MVNEFSVDMLTKESNQIDILLQKCSEVLTTDRKPIVLFGSGFIGRYYLDLIKKMDMVVEVYFCDNNPNKWGTSIDDVLVISFDELKNNYRSSYIIITSLQFYDEIRLQLKENNLKILLDESIYSVITDDYDVLQVYKDYHKLICENIEKFSTIYNLLSDDYSKRLFCDRLNYIISANSRYITPLRSKSPQYFEPEIISLSNEEIFIDGGGYIGDTVQEFIKQTNEQYTKVYSFEPEESKHWIFLKNFSSTNKIKLVPYGLWDKKEEINFSSRDDMASGISETGNTIIPVTSIDEFLGGDPVTFIKMDIEGAEFKALKGAEKTIRKYKPKLAICVYHKPLDIVEIPMYLKELVPEYKFYLRHYNYGLTETVCYAVVE
- a CDS encoding NAD-dependent epimerase/dehydratase family protein, with product MWMPEITREDMSFIYKSMSEEYKQKLYGRTVLITGFAGSLGYSLLHFFAAHGEQLGVKKVYAIDKLMFGQPNWMKRFIGNPLFDLRTLDVISCDFDFASDADLVFHMASLASPIYYRLHPIETMDADVTGLRRLLDFFKTKHIKGFLFYSSSEIYGDPHSSQIPTPEDYWGNVNSCGPRACYDESKRFGETLCYNFAKQYDMPITVVRPFNNYGPGMRINDQRVVADFAKAVIDNENIVIYSDGKPTRTFDYIPDATVGYIKCALYGKFDVFNIGSDKPEITILQLAELYKKIAHEQFGYNGTIVYEVHSDKDYLTDNPNRRCPDITKARTILEYEPQIHIEEGIKRYLLYLQECDRSEYQW
- the rfbF gene encoding glucose-1-phosphate cytidylyltransferase; its protein translation is MKVVILAGGYGTRISEESHLKPKPMIEIGDKPILWHIMKSYSHFGYNDFVICLGYKGYVIKEFFADYYLHTSDVTFDFLNQNMLTVHNNVTEPWRVTLVNTGLDTMTGGRIKRIRKYVGDERFMLTYGDGVADVDLNQLKQYHINSEAYITMTSIQPGGRFGVLAIDEATSRIDRFVEKSVEDGGWINGGFMIVEPKVFDYIEDDTTVFEADTLVKIAHEGKLNAYKHYGFWQCMDTQRDKGVLENLWRNNKAPWKLWE